A genomic stretch from Terriglobales bacterium includes:
- the folK gene encoding 2-amino-4-hydroxy-6-hydroxymethyldihydropteridine diphosphokinase — MKKLVYLGLGSNLGDRRGNLEAAIAQLAQLGAVQARSSLYETEPVGMAGVPGGQAWFLNCALALETELMPKQLMARLLEIERGLGRKRAPAAEAGKKQPRTIDLDILLFGNSVIETPALVVPHPAMHERRFVLEPLAEIAPEARHPVFKRSMRELRDALPKEAGAVKRVDSGEWTVESKERAAKPPSE, encoded by the coding sequence GTGAAGAAGCTCGTCTATCTCGGGCTGGGCTCGAACCTGGGCGACCGCCGCGGGAACCTGGAGGCGGCCATCGCGCAGCTCGCGCAGCTGGGCGCCGTCCAAGCGCGATCCTCGCTCTACGAGACCGAGCCGGTGGGGATGGCCGGGGTCCCCGGCGGGCAGGCGTGGTTCCTGAACTGCGCGCTCGCGCTCGAGACCGAGCTGATGCCCAAGCAGCTGATGGCGCGGCTGCTGGAGATCGAGCGGGGCCTGGGGCGAAAGCGCGCGCCGGCGGCGGAGGCCGGCAAGAAGCAGCCGCGCACCATCGACCTCGACATCCTGTTGTTCGGTAACTCGGTGATCGAGACGCCGGCGCTGGTGGTGCCGCATCCGGCGATGCACGAGCGGCGGTTCGTGCTCGAGCCGCTGGCGGAGATTGCTCCGGAGGCGCGGCATCCGGTGTTCAAGCGCAGCATGCGCGAGCTGCGGGACGCGCTGCCGAAGGAAGCGGGCGCGGTCAAGCGAGTGGACAGTGGAGAGTGGACGGTGGAGAGCAAGGAGCGCGCGGCAAAGCCGCCGTCGGAGTGA
- a CDS encoding HU family DNA-binding protein, with the protein MSMTKTQIVRAMAEKIGTNNKTAAAFLENLSDMAIKEAKKSGVFVLPGLGRLKKVNRKARMGRNPQTGEPIKIPAKVTAKFYLAKHVKDSIAPKK; encoded by the coding sequence ATGTCGATGACCAAGACCCAGATCGTCCGCGCAATGGCGGAGAAGATCGGCACCAACAACAAGACGGCGGCGGCGTTCCTGGAGAACCTGTCGGACATGGCGATCAAGGAAGCCAAGAAGAGCGGCGTGTTCGTGCTGCCCGGACTGGGCCGCCTGAAGAAGGTCAACCGCAAGGCGCGCATGGGCCGCAACCCGCAGACCGGCGAGCCGATCAAGATCCCTGCCAAGGTCACCGCGAAGTTCTACCTCGCGAAGCACGTGAAGGATTCCATCGCCCCGAAGAAGTAA
- a CDS encoding transglycosylase domain-containing protein, with protein MKKAILRWTAVLAAFCFVATMLAYWSYASLSDQYLASAFGSRLQTKRTLAGEPAVERSFRATFLPPRRSTPEGRLALLALRDFRGRIMHHHLLAVLIAQRLSQRYAPDELLALYADTIYLGNIGNQAVYGVREASRAYFNKDPEQLKIGEAAWLAGLAERPSFSAHPDRALEKRDQLIDRMVETHLITTAEADTAKREPAPARQ; from the coding sequence ATGAAAAAAGCCATCCTGCGCTGGACTGCAGTCTTGGCCGCCTTCTGCTTTGTGGCCACGATGCTCGCGTACTGGAGCTATGCGAGCCTCAGTGACCAATACCTCGCATCTGCTTTCGGCAGCCGCCTGCAGACGAAGCGAACCCTGGCAGGGGAGCCGGCAGTGGAGCGCTCCTTCCGGGCCACATTTCTGCCTCCTCGACGCAGCACTCCGGAAGGGCGCTTGGCACTGCTCGCACTGCGCGATTTTCGTGGGCGAATCATGCATCACCACCTCCTTGCCGTCCTCATCGCACAGCGGCTCAGCCAGCGCTACGCGCCCGACGAACTCTTGGCTCTCTACGCCGACACCATCTATCTCGGGAACATAGGGAATCAGGCGGTCTACGGTGTTCGGGAAGCGTCACGGGCGTACTTCAACAAAGATCCGGAGCAACTCAAAATCGGGGAAGCAGCTTGGTTGGCGGGGTTGGCGGAGCGACCTAGCTTCAGCGCCCATCCTGATCGCGCCTTGGAAAAGCGTGATCAGCTCATAGATCGAATGGTGGAAACACACCTGATCACCACCGCTGAGGCGGACACCGCCAAGCGCGAACCCGCACCAGCGCGTCAATAG